attgaacatcatgaagaaaaagcttgaGGACGCCAAGGGATTATGGCCGGAGCTATTACCAGAAGTGTTTTGGGCCTATCGCACAACGCCAAAGATGAGTACAGGAGAGACACCCTAATCTTTAGTCTATGGGATTGATGTggtaataccagtcgaagtcggagagcctagTTTGCAATACTCCCATGAGAGCGGGCCGAGGAACGATGAAAGTAGAAGGCAAGAGCTCGACGAAGCTGAAGAACggagagatatggcctacataaggATGGTCGCCCACAAACAGTAGGCAGAACgttattataacaaaaaggcCAAGATCAGACCACTCAAACTTTGGGACTACGTGCTCAAGGCCAAAACACAAGCAAGTAAGGACCCgcgggaaggcaaactaggaacgAATTGGGATGGCCAATACAAAATCATGGCAGCAACAAATAAAGGGTCATTTCAACttgaaacaatggaaggaaaactaCTGCCAAACAATTGGAACGTCGCCCACCTCAAATActttaacttttaaaaaaaatgtcCTGCGAgtcgcactctttttccctcacttgagttttgtcccaattagattttctcgaggaggtttttaacgaggcgaaaAGGGGGACACTTCCAAGTCGAAATGCAAACAGAAAGAGACATCAGATGGTTAGTTCATTTCCCAACCTCTCAACACGTCTCCAGGTcacccaatgaagggactagatagactaggACTGGAATGCCATCCCGTAAAACATGTAAATTGCGCCAAATATGAGCAAAACACAAATGTATGAAGACCGCTCATGTTCTCGCCAGAACATCACCTCAATATCTACCCGGTCCCGGCCATAATTAAGTAAATCACATTCGACCTAGTTTGAATTAtattcaacctcgttcgaattaaactaCATTCATCCGCGTTCGAATTAaactacattcgacctcgttcaaattaAACTACATTCCACCTAGTTCGAATTAAACTACATTCGACCTCGCTCAAATTAAACTacattcaacctcgttcgaattaaattacatttgacctcgttcaaattaaactacattcgacctcgttcgaattaaactacattcgacctcgttcgaactaaactacattcgacctcgttcgaattaaactacattcgacctcattcgaattaaacTACATTCGACCTCCTTCGAATTAAATTacgttcgacctcgctcgaatcgactcacattcgacctcgctcgaaccaaCTCAATACAGGTTacgttcgacctcgttcgaattaacacctgcTAATCCACGACCATGGACAACAGCCGAAACCAAACTTTTATGATTAAAACGACATCTCTTACTTCAAATATATTCTTCTGCAAAGGCTAAAACAGATGCCAACAAAAGTATGTACAATAATTACAAGCAAAAGTAATAAAAACAACTACGTGCTACCTAACTCAGCAATACCATCTCCACACGTTTCTCCACCTTCGCCGCCGGGATACTCATCGTCGTACCAGGCGTCCTGCTCAATCCCTTCCATGTCTTCTTCAGCATCACCAACTTATGGTATGGCGGGGCTATAGCCACAGGCAAACCGAGCTTCGCGTGCCTTATCACGGGTATTTACTAAGTCGACTTCCGAAATAGCCTTCGTCTCCATCAGATAATTGAATATGTCCAGCTAGACCTCGACGTGAATCCACTCCTCATACAGATCCCGAGGAACATCAAGAAAAGCACTGCGGGAGGAGGACGGTTGCACCAAAAACTTTGCTTTCTCAGCCTTGAGGGCAACAACTCTATCACTAAGGTCCGCggtttctttttctaactccccAATCCGCTCATCAAGTCGCTCCTCTCTAAGCCTAGCCGTCTCTATTGCGCAATCCCGTTCCATTCAGAACGAATAACATGGATCGCATCCTCTAAAGCTGAAGCTTTACGCACAGCTGATAATTGAGCCGACTCTGCCTTCTCCCTCAAAACGGTCGCTCAAAGTTGAGACTCCTCTAGCTTGGCACGCAGCGAAATTACTTGGGCCTGAAGGTCAGCGCACTGGGCGTTGACCACCCTACTCACCTCGAACTCCTCCACTTTGTCCTTCAACACCCCATCGAGATCACTACATTTCCCGATGACCTTCACCAATTCGTCATCCTTCTCTTTTAGCTCATTTCGGAGGGCCTGGAAGTTGCTACTACCACCAAGTTGCCAGCAAAGCTAACAGTGCTTATCACGATATTCGCGATATTTCTGCTCCATCTTTTAGAAGATAGCCTTATGCCTCTCCTCTCGGTGGGAACTTTCTATCTCCAAGATCACGGTCTGAAAAACAGCTAGAGCGGGTAAGAATAAAGTCAAAATCAACATAAAAAGCGAATAAGGAAACATAATACCAAACATACCCTAAGAGCAAGGCCAACTATGCTCTTCGACAAAGTGGAGTCCTTCAGCTCCTCGAGAGTCTTACCCTCCACATCGGAACAGAGTggaccaagagaagggaccacGTCCTCTATATCAACTAATAGGTCGCGGTCCAAGGGGATCGCAATGGTCTGCGTGCTCCCTTCTAATCTCACCTCAAGCCGGGTAAGTCCTTCCCCAATCATCCTAACTTACTCGGTGTCCATATCGGAGCCCGTCTCGTAATCCTCTTCGGCAACACTCTTGCCCTTGTTGTCAACCCGAGGGGAAGGGTCCTCGGTCGATAAAGAGATCGATGCCTCGCCTCCTTGTAAGGCGTCGAGTATTCGCGCCGACGGCCCTTCAAAACTCATTCTGGCCTCAAAGAGAAATGTACATCCCTCGGCCCCCAACTGTGGTGGGATCGTGGATGACTGCTCGACATCAGCTCTGAGATCTATGGTCAGCATCTCTCTGATGACGAAGCTATCCATCACCGAACATCCCACGTGGACACTTCCTTCTCCTATATCGACAGATCGCCTCTTGCGGCAAAACACATTATCATTAGTCAGCGACGACCCTTCCTCATTGTCCTCGTCAACTAGATAACATAGAGGCGAAGTTGAAACACCCGTCGCAGCAGTCGATGACCGAGCAGGCGTTACCGCGGCAATAGGAAAAGGGACGGCCTTCCTCTTACGGAATGCCGGAGCAGGAGATTTTCACCTCTTCGAAGACCCTCCTCATTCAAAAGTGATTAGAACGGCAACTATCAAAGCCATGGCGAACACGCAACCATAAAGCCAGGACGACTTAAGTAAAAAGTCACTATATGAATGGGCAAACTTACCGGTCGCTAAATGCTTGGGCCGAACTTCTGGAAAAAGGCCGGCCACCCACGAATCCCCACTGTGAGAGGCAAGAGCTGTCTAACCCATTCACGAATATCCGCGACCAAAAGAGGGGGCTCGGTCTCGACTGAAGGAGAAAAAGACAGAACGATTAGACTACGACCATAACGAGCAAAATGAGCACTCAGTGAAAATACTTACAAGCGTAATTCCACACCTCGGGAAATCCATTCACGTTCGCCACCACATCCTCAGTCTTGACAAAGAAGTAATTAAACCAGAATCAACGATTTGCTTTATCGTCCATCTTTACTACCAAGCTTTTACTCCACAGTGACAAAGGTGAAACATCGTCCCTCTATAGAAGCTTAGCGCAAAAAGGTGCATCAGGTGGCGAAGAGAGACCCTGCGGCCAGCCAATTCCATGTACTTTGTCAACATGAGGATGAGTTTGTAGATATAAGGAGAAAGATGAGCCTGGCATACGCCGTAGTAGCGGCAGAACTCTTTTGCCAATGAGAGAATGGGAAAAGAGTAGCCCAGGTAGAATGGATATGCATAGAACGTGCAATATCTAGGGCAATGAATCTGCACCACATCGCGTCCAACCGGGACCAGATCAATATAGACTGGAATTTTGAACTTCGCCTTAAAATTAGGAATGGCAGTTGCATCTATCTCAGACTCTACGGCCGCAGGGTCATCCTCGGGTAGTTTTGAGAAGTCAGTTCTAGCCTTGTCGCTACGgggaattatttcctccaccgtaaGAAGGCTCTCATCTTCTATAGCAATGGCAGCCCCGCCGTCATAGGGAACCATGTACACTGCCAAAGGAGCAGGGTTAGGTATCCCCCCCAGAACTAGAAGACACATTAACCATTTTTATTTATGAAAAGAGGGGGTGCAACGCAGAAGAGCCGAGTAGCAGGAACCACCAATATCAGTAAAGACAGGAGTATGAAGCAAGGTCAAGAAAGCAGAGATTCTGATTGCGGGAGAAGAGGATATGAAAACCTGATTTTTAGAAAGCAAAGAGTGGACCTAAGGACTGAATATCCCCATTTATAAGAGTTAGGGAATCAATAACGAGGAAGCAAACTGCAGTTGCCCAGCTCAAAATCGAAGCGGCAGAGGCACGGGAAACGATACAGGGTATCGGAAAAATACGTAATAATGATGCATGATGACATGACGTCATTGTGAAAAGACGTAACCCTAGGATGTGGATCACAAAAGACCACGTTTCCATCCCGTCCGAAGCGCCACTATTCAACCTGCTCATGTAAAACTTCCCAAACCTAACAGACAGAGTCTGCTCATTGAGGTCGCACAGGGCCGacatcaataagcggagggactaactataTGGGTCAAAATTCACTTTCACTAAGATTTGATACGAAGCAGTACCGCAAAGGGCGATATGGCCGAGGTCGATTAGTGGAAAATGGGGCTCATAGCCGAAGAGTCAATAACGGCCGAGGTCGAGTATGAAGAGCAATATTAACGACTAGTTTTTGTAATAGAATATTCAGAAGAATATTCTATTGAATATTCTTGGTGTTTGTACTTTTAGGGTTGACTGGGGAATAACCCAAATAAATAGAAAGAAAATAGGGAAAGAAGGGGATACGTACAATTTTCTGATAAGAACACTCTTTGAAAAGTAAATTTTCTCTAGATAAAAGACAACAACTACCTTTTCAAAGAGATTCGATTGTCTGTTATCTCACACTTTTTTCATTAGATACGAGAAGGGTCCCAACATTCTAGTATTTTGTCCATCATTCATCGTTGTCAGAGAAGAGAATCATCCACCtcattcaatattgggtgaatcattcttcttatttactttaatgccATTTATATGCCATTTATTGCTCGTTATTTCTCCATCATTAATGACCCCAAAACATTAAATATATATCACATTTAATCTTCTCTCAACATTGCCCTTGCGTTATTTGTGTTAATCGATTATAGATCTGAAGTCATTATCATTAAATAGATTTAGCCCTTCATCACtcaaaattaattagtttaatcaaaCACTTacattttttggtcaaacggtgATTACTTCCAAAAGAAAGATTTTTTCACAATTGAAGTTTAGCGCTTTATACTAAGTTAATTTTTGTCCATTTAAACATTCTAACAACAACATCACATATATATCAAAAGTAAGAATGGGAACAAAattcagaaaaaaaaaattaaataaataaataggttTCTTGATAAAAGAGAAGTGAAAAGATAAAGACTTCCACCCAAGGTTATTCGTTTCATACCATATTTGGAGTGGTAATTTTGTTTGTTGTGGAATTAGTGGATAAACTTAGATATTAAATTATTAATCTACTCCATTCTCTTCGCAGAAAGATTGGTATGTGCTGGCAGTGCTGCTACTTTCTCTAATCAGAATGATTTATTGATTAGAGTGATTGCACATAGAACAAAATCTAAGTAAGAAGCATACAGTGCATATGGTGATATGTTTTTTTCGTTTTCATTTAATGCTAATATGTTAAAAGTTGTCGTTTCACTGATTGAAATAAATGCCTTAAGCTTAATATATGGATTAACTCAATTACTTGAAGACCTTAAATGGAACGAAAAGTTCCGAAATTGATAAATATATAATTCAAAGAAAAGAAATCTGATAGACAAATTTTTAAAGAACATTcctaaatatataaaatataatacaATAGAGAACGAAACAATATGATAATATTTGTACTTGCATAAAATAAAAGAGACCTGACAAATCTTCATACAGCTTTTCCATAGATATAAAATGTTACTACTATGGGAGAatgaaacaataaaagaacatTACTACTCCAAAACAACAATAATCGGTAATACTAAGACGGTGCTAATTTAAGGAATCTCTTTTCTTTTTGGATTGATATATTTTCCTAGGTACCGAATCCTATGTAATGATTCTAATGAAGAGTTAACCAGGGGGAAAAAGCTACAGGTATTAATAATAAAATAgattaaaatttaaaatccatttttttttcaaatttgaaaattaaaaaaaaaaattaaatatttataatttttgaatATTATAAAATTTATAGTTCAAATATTTAATAAGATGCTCCATGATCGCAATGTACTAGTTTTAAACTAAAGTTAGCTAGCAAAAAGATGGCATCGTGCCCATACTTTTTACTAATTTCGCTTTTCCTCCCAAATATTTCGGCCTATTAGATTGGAACTAGGGTATAATCTTGCATTTTCATTAAAACCATTTAACTATAGAAATTATCGGATGGGTATTTAAATAGTAAAAGTTAGCAGGCATCATGGTAGCTCACTTTGCCTCTATATGTGTAACGATACGGTCGATCATTTTTTGTATTGTATCCACGTCCTCCTATTTATTGCatcttctatgttcatttatgGTTATGACTTGCGGGTATGATTGGATTGGCTTCAGGgaagtttcagagtgaattgggacatttagtcccgAGATTGAAGGTTTAActtgaaagagttgatcagagtttgacttttatgtagacgactctggaatgaagttttgatggttccaatactttgtatggtaattttggacttaggcgtgtgtccagatattgatttagaggtctgtaggttgatttgatattttttggcggaagttggaaagttgaaggtttggaaggttgggaggtttgactgagagttgactttgttgatgtcGGGTTCGGATTTTAATTCCGGGAGTTGAAATAGGCATGTTGTGTCATTTGAGACTAGTgtgaaaaatttaaggtcattcggagttgatttgatatggttcgaaattagtttttaaagttaaaattttattagtttcattaggcttgaattggggtgcgattcatgattttaatgttgtttgatgtgatttgaggcttcgagtaagttcgtaatatgttttaggactagttggtgtaAATGGATGGGGTCATGGGAGCCTCGGGGGCGTTTCAGGTGAGTTTTAGACCATTTTCTTTATGTTTGGACAATTGATATGGTGTCTGGTGGGTGATTCTTCACGTTCGTGACATaggggtcgcgttcgcgtagagtcttCTTGGTTAGCATGTGGGttgttcttcatgttcgcgagTGGGCGACCGCTATCTCGATGCTTTGGAGGGTtgtggccttcgcgaacgcgagtagaGAGCCGCGTTCGCGTTAAAGCGAGGCAGGCTGGGGCATCAAGCCTtaggtcttcgcgttcgcgagggagggTTCGCTTTCGCGTAACATAGGGTCGTTtggtcatcgcattcgcgaatggGTTTTTGGCAGCTGGTGAAGTTTTAGCTTCGGGAACTCAAGGCTTCTTCCGCATTCGTGAAGAGTAATGCGTAGGTAGACTATATAGTACTCAATTTCAAGGGTTTGGTGGGTCTGATTTGCCCCTCTACTATCATAAATAGACCTTATTTACCCTCcgtttaaattttttatcaaaactaTCCTTATCTTTATACATTAGGTTCATATTTACCCCTTACACGTTAAAAAGGGTTACATTTGTCCTTcgttatactttaggatcatatttacccctttactcttcaaaaagggttacatttgcccttcgttatactttcttgacatatttatccttacaattatacTTTAGGTTGCCCCTCATCCGTTAGATCGCCATGTCCCACCTTTGTTTTCCTACATGGCGCCTATGTGGATTtgttttcttccaatttaaatttGGTTacctatttaagataatttaatTCGCCCACCCAATTTAAATAAGACTTCATTAACTCCATTGTTGTGCAACTTCTTGTAATTTACTTTGGTTACTGCAATACTTGTGAGTTGTATTAGATTAATAATTTTGAGTTCAAAGTTATTGTTTGCCAATATGTTTCCGCTGCTATAACTATTGTATTTCGCACAATCTTCATAAATGCCTTATCAGGAAATTGCTTTTCGTGGATCATGAATCATGGTCAATTGACCCAATTTAAACTTTACAGAGTTGTATCTCTACAAACACTTCAAAACATCATTGAGTGATTCATGTCTCCTAACTCTTTAATATTAAAGGGAAACAAAATAACATAGACAAAgatgaaataattaaataaatcaatTAGAGATAACACTATAGTTTCGTTCACTCACTGTTCAAAATTTTTTCGCTCTTCGAAAAATATGGAGCTGACCCGGAGAAGAGAGATAGACGAGTGAGGGGAAAGGGAGGGGGGGGGATTGGGAATTATGATTTCCATTTATTTTAGTTAGTGTGTCTTATTTAAATTGAGTGGGCGGattaaattatcttaaataggtaaccatatttaaattggaagaaaaagaaatccACATAAGCGCCATGTAGGAAAACAAAGGTGGGACATGGCGATCTAACGGATGAGGGGCAACCTGAAgtataattgtaaggataaatatgtcaagaaTATATAATGAACGGCAAATGTAACCCTTTTTAAAGAGTAAATGggtaaatatgatcctaaagtataatGAAGGATAAATGTAACCCTTTTTAACATATAAGGGGTAAATATGAACCTAATGTATAACGGTAAGGATATgtttgataaaaaatttaaacgAAGGATAAATAAGACCTATTTATGATAGTAGAGGGGCAAATCAGACCCTTATCCGTTTTAATATTTTGTGCagtgtagagctcggttttgggagattttgaaggtgattttcatgatttggatcagggtaagtattttttactcggatttgatacatatatttgacatgtaggcacaaAGATATACTTTTTCTTATGCTAGtcgataaaaaaaatattttatccgTATTGGGCTTAAATTGCTATAAATGggaagcatgcctaaatttctgAAATGTGAACAAGCTGAACATAATATCATTGAGCTACCTTTTCCTTTATATTCTGAAATGTTTCTGGTTATTGATATTGCTATCTGAGTATTGTTTCTGATCTCGTCATTGCTTTTAACCCAAgagtgttgttacttattgaatacatgtggttagttgtactcacactatactctgcacttcgtgtgcaaatctaCGTACTTCCATCTACACAACACCTCGTATATTAATCTTTGAAAAATAATACATAGTAGCAAGTTTTAAAGTAAATACAATTAGTTAATAGAAAATGTATAATTTTGACATATATTAATATGTGATACCCTGACCACAAACatgttataataataataaaacttttCGTACTTTATTTCCACATGGTAAAAATTGTTGAAAATAATACAAGATTCAAAAAGCAACAAAGTGACAACCACATATTGTAAGCCTAAAGAGACATTATATTCCTGTTGTTTCCGAGACTTTCTGTTCCTTTTTGGAGTATATAAATTAGATCTACCACTTGAAGTTTAACAAGCAAAAAACATTCTTCACAATGGCTCCTCTGTCTCTACCCAAagtatctttctttcttttagtgATAACTTTCGCATATTTCTCTTCTCCCTCAGCTGCCCAAACAAAATGTAACATCAGATCAGTTTACCAACTCGGTGACTCACTCGCTGATGCCGGAAATGTCATCCGTACACCCGGCGCTTCCATTATATTCCGAGCCAACCAAGCTCCTTACGGTGAAACCTTCTTTAGAAGACCTACCGGCCGTTTCTCAAACGGCCGTATTATTATCGACTACATTTCCTCTGCTTTCAAACTCTCCTTCCTCAATGCTTACTTGGACAGAGGTGCTTCTTTTAGCCAAGGCGTTAACTTCGCCGTGGCTGGTGCCACGGCGCTAAATTCCTCTTTCTGGGCAGCTCGAGGTATTCGGCTGCCCACATGGAACACGCCGTTGGCTGCTCAATTAGGTTggtttaaatctcatttacaatCCACATGTGGTTCTAATTGTGCACAAACTCTTAGGAGTTCGTCTCTTATAGTAATGGGAGAATGGGGTGGCAATGATTATTACAATGGGTTTTTCCAAAACAAGCAATTACCCGAGGTCCGTACCTACGTTCCTTTTGTTGTTGCCGGTATTATGAGAAGCATCAAAGATGTGATTCAGCTTGGGGCAactcgtattttggttccaggaATTTATCCACTGGGGTGTCTTCCTTTGTATTTGACATCTTTTCCTGATTCTAATGCAAATGGTTACGACCAATTGGGTTGCTTGAGAAATTATAATGATTTTGCTTCGTACCATAATAGATACCTGACCAGAAGTTTGGCATCTCTACAACGTGAATTTCCGAATGTTAGGATTGTCTATGGAGATTATTACGGGGCGCTTTTGACTCTTCTTCGCAGTGCTTCTTCCTTTGGATTTAATCAGAATACGTTGTTAACTGCGTGCTGTGGAACTGGAGGACGATACAACTTTAATTTCAGGACTGTGTGTGGATCAGCTAGTGTAAGAGCTTGTTCTAACCCGGCTCAATACGTGCATTGGGATGGTATTCATTTGACAGATGAAGCTCATCGTCATATGACAGACATTGTTGTCAAAGACATGCTTTCCAGATTCGGGTGTACCGTTTAGTTAATGAGTTTCAAGATTCTTTTAGTTTGTTATTTGGGtgtttttctttatgtttttggtTGGTAATAATGATTTTCTTAGTTGGGCATTTGGGTGTTTAGAACATGATGATATATGTCACACCCTATGtgttctttcttcttcataaagaggtcgaaaagaaaataaataaaagagtgATTGTAGTTTGCAAATAAATAGTTAAAGCTTATGTTTTTATTACAAACTTATGTCAATGGCGGGTGAAGCTAATAGGGCTTTCGAACAGTAGGGTGTCTTATGAGGGGTGAATgattcaatatttttttttttagaattaatgagtcaatatcaaatttaaataacttttttttgaaagaaaataagttcacataaattagaacggagggagtaacaAATTTGGCCAAAGTGGAATATATTGTTGTGGGatatttaagtttgatttgatttCAAAATTTGTTTTAAGATTTTTTTCGTCGAACAAACATTTATGATCTCCAGTTGGTCCACGGTAGATGCAAACAAATAAGTTAGTTTTGATCATATA
This region of Nicotiana tomentosiformis chromosome 4, ASM39032v3, whole genome shotgun sequence genomic DNA includes:
- the LOC138908925 gene encoding GDSL esterase/lipase At5g03980-like; amino-acid sequence: MAPLSLPKVSFFLLVITFAYFSSPSAAQTKCNIRSVYQLGDSLADAGNVIRTPGASIIFRANQAPYGETFFRRPTGRFSNGRIIIDYISSAFKLSFLNAYLDRGASFSQGVNFAVAGATALNSSFWAARGIRLPTWNTPLAAQLGWFKSHLQSTCGSNCAQTLRSSSLIVMGEWGGNDYYNGFFQNKQLPEVRTYVPFVVAGIMRSIKDVIQLGATRILVPGIYPLGCLPLYLTSFPDSNANGYDQLGCLRNYNDFASYHNRYLTRSLASLQREFPNVRIVYGDYYGALLTLLRSASSFGFNQNTLLTACCGTGGRYNFNFRTVCGSASVRACSNPAQYVHWDGIHLTDEAHRHMTDIVVKDMLSRFGCTV